Proteins encoded in a region of the Populus alba chromosome 13, ASM523922v2, whole genome shotgun sequence genome:
- the LOC118053552 gene encoding uncharacterized protein gives MATSFAPVSVSSGGGSQLKPRELWSTKSISFAKAPRLAIGRKSNLVGSSPKFAVRVEYNDGSRGGGSDFVAGFVLGGAVFGTLAYIFAPQIRRSLLNEDEYGFRRAKRPIYYDEGLEKTRQTLNAKISQLNSAIDKVSSRLRGGNNSPPVPLEADPEVEATM, from the exons ATGGCTACTTCTTTCGCTCCTGTTTCAGTCTCATCAG GTGGAGGATCCCAACTTAAGCCACGTGAACTTTGGTCGACAAAATCCATTTCATTTGCCAAAGCACCGAGATTGGCAATTGGAAGGAAATCAAACCTAGTTGGAAGCAGCCCCAAGTTCGCAGTTCGTGTCGAATACAA TGATGGTAGTAGGGGTGGTGGCAGTGATTTTGTTGCTGGTTTTGTTTTAGGAGGTGCTGTATTTGGAACTTTAGCATATATTTTTGCTCCTCAG ATAAGAAGATCCTTGCTAAATGAAGATGAATATGGATTTCGGAGGGCCAAGCGACCAATATATTATGATGAAGGATTAGAG AAGACTAGGCAGACCTTGAATGCAAAAATCAGCCAACTGAATTCAGCTATTGACAAAGTATCTTCTCGTCTGAGAGGTGGTAATAATTCACCCCCCGTGCCTCTTGAAGCTGATCCTGAGGTGGAAGCTACAATGTGA